Within the Dehalococcoidia bacterium genome, the region CACTCCCGGCGCTTCTTCGAACTGCACCGCCCAGGTAGGCAACACCGAGGCTAGCTACCTGGTGCCCGGCGCGACCGTCGAGTACGTCTGGGAGGTCCGAGATCAGGCCGGCGGCAGCCTGACGACCGCGCCCCAGACGACTCAGTACATGGACACCCGCTTCCGCTGGGAGTCGAAGTCCTCCGGCCGCATCACTGCCTACTCCTACTCAGGCAGTGACCAGACCATCGACGCCATCCTTCAGGCCGCGAACGAGACCGCGAGCCGCTTCGCGGCCCTCCTGGGCACCGTAATCGACTTCGATATCAAGGTCTGGGTCTACGCCAACCCCCGCGACCTTCAGGACGCGGCCGCCGGAAGCAGCGCCCGCGCGGGAATCCTCGAGGGCCAGGTCGTCGCGGCCGACACCGCCCTCGTGGCGAGGGACGAGCAGACGCTCGACACCGTCCGGCACGAGATCGTGCATGTCGTGGTCAGGCGCGCGAGCCGGGGCTTCATCGTGCCGGTGCCCACCTGGCTCAACGAAGGACTGGCCGTGTACTCACAGCGAGCCCTCAGCCCCGGCTGGCAGCAGGCCCTCGACCTGGCCATCCGCCGCAATCGACCCATACCGATCGAAAGCCTTGGGGAGTCGACCCGCAGCGGCACGGACTTCAGCCTCTTCTACGCCCAGTCCGGCTCGATCGTGAGCTACCTGGTCCGGACGTATGGCGACGACAAGTTCAGAGAGTTCTTTCAGTCTCTGCGCAACGACACGCTGAACAACGCCCTGCGTAAGGTCTACGGCTTCGACCAGTTCGGACTCGAGAACCAGTGGCGGAAGAGCGTTGGCCTGCCCGAGGTCACGACTCAGGGGAGCGGCAACACCGGCGGCGCCGGGACACTGCCGACCATCGTGCCCTTCGGCGCCCAGGGCTCTGGCAGCGGCTCGACTCCTGAGCCGGCCGGCGGGCCGCAGACCCGCGCGCCGGACGCTGGCGGCGGCGACGGCAACACGCTCGTGATCGCCATCGGCGCCCTCACGGCCGCGGCCGTGATCGCACTCCTCGGCGCCGGCGTCTACCTCGCGCGCAAGCGGGCTTAGAGGCGGCTGCCCAAACCGCCATCCGCGCAGCGGCCACGGCGCCGCGCTGGCCGCACATGCGACTGCCGCGCGCATCGCTCCGCCCGCGAGTACAATTGCCGCTGATGACGGCCGAGACGGAACGCGAGCGCATTCGCTCCTACCTGGTGTCCCAGGCGGAAAAGAAGACCTTCGCGGAACTGCGCCCTGCCGTCGAGGAGGGCAGGAACGCCCTCTATGCGGCCCTGGACGGCATCGGCGAGGAGCAGGCCCGCTTCAAGCCGCCCGGTGGCGAAGGGGAGGACGCGTGGTCGATCCACGAAGTCCTGCGCCACGTCATCCAGGGAAAGGAGGGCGTCGCCTTGCGGGTACGCGCACTCGCCCTCGGCGACCCCGCGCGCGGCAGCACGCCGGGCCGCCTCGTCGGCCGCGCGGACGCGTCGCTGGCCGACCTGGTGAGGGACCTCCAGGCTGCAGACTTCGCGCTCGAGCACGCCGTAGGCTCCGTAGAGGGCCGCGAGCGCCTCGACACCACGGCGCCGCACGCGTTTTTCGGCGAGCTCAACTGCCGCGCCTGGTTCCTCTTCCAGCGCATCCACGACCTCGACCACGCGCGGCAGATCGAGAAGATCAAGGCCATGCCCGGGTTCCCGCCGTGACGGGGCCCGCCGAGGACGTCCGCCAACGCGTCCGGAGCTATCTCCTCGGGCAGGCCGAAGCAAAGGGCTTCGCCGAGTTGCGACCTGCCGTCGAGGAGGCGCGGGCTGCGCTGATCGCCGAGGTCGAGCCACTTTCGGAAGCACAGGCCGCCTTCCAGCCGCCGGGCGAGGGCGAAGCCGGATGGTCCGTGAGGGACGTCCTGCGGCACGTGATCTTCGAAGAGGAAGACGTCACCCGCCTGATACTCCAGCTCGCGGCCGGCCATCCCGGTCCCGGGACGATAATCGGACGCCTGCGAGAGCGCGAAGGCGCGTCACTCGAAGCTCTGCTGCACGACCTCAAGGAGGCGCGCCGGCGCTTGCTGGCCACGGTCGAGGCGTTAGCGGGAAGTGAGCGCCTCGACGCTACGGCGCCGCACCCCTGGTTCGGTGAGCTGAACTGCCGCGCGTGGTTCCTCTTCCAGCGCGTCCACGACGGCGACCACACGCGGCAGGTCCAGGCGATCAAGCAGGCCCCGGGCTTTCCCGCCGCCTAGCGGACGGCTGGCCGGCGCGAAACGCCGTCCCCCGCCCGCCCTTCCGGCCCCGGCCGCCTCGCCGGACAAGCCTACCCGCCTCTGGCGGGCGGGCCTCATTCCTCCTGGTAGTACTCCATGCCAAGGTGCGTGATCTGCTCTTCGCCCATCAGCCAGCGCAGCGTGTTCTTCAGCTTCGTCTGCTGGATGAAGAGGTCGTGCTCCGGATAAACCGTCGGCGCGAACTGCGGGCTCTTGAAATAGAACGAGAGCCACTCCTGGATGCCCTTCAGCCCCGCCCGCTTCGCCAGGTCAAGGAAGAGGACCAG harbors:
- a CDS encoding peptidase MA family metallohydrolase, producing MLFRLLSLALFSLAAALFAPSPALKTAQAEGIEAISQSIQNRFPNGLQFNIFVAARGDIAEARLQYRVLPETIQATVRATCTPGASSNCTAQVGNTEASYLVPGATVEYVWEVRDQAGGSLTTAPQTTQYMDTRFRWESKSSGRITAYSYSGSDQTIDAILQAANETASRFAALLGTVIDFDIKVWVYANPRDLQDAAAGSSARAGILEGQVVAADTALVARDEQTLDTVRHEIVHVVVRRASRGFIVPVPTWLNEGLAVYSQRALSPGWQQALDLAIRRNRPIPIESLGESTRSGTDFSLFYAQSGSIVSYLVRTYGDDKFREFFQSLRNDTLNNALRKVYGFDQFGLENQWRKSVGLPEVTTQGSGNTGGAGTLPTIVPFGAQGSGSGSTPEPAGGPQTRAPDAGGGDGNTLVIAIGALTAAAVIALLGAGVYLARKRA
- a CDS encoding DinB family protein; protein product: MTAETERERIRSYLVSQAEKKTFAELRPAVEEGRNALYAALDGIGEEQARFKPPGGEGEDAWSIHEVLRHVIQGKEGVALRVRALALGDPARGSTPGRLVGRADASLADLVRDLQAADFALEHAVGSVEGRERLDTTAPHAFFGELNCRAWFLFQRIHDLDHARQIEKIKAMPGFPP
- a CDS encoding DinB family protein, coding for MTGPAEDVRQRVRSYLLGQAEAKGFAELRPAVEEARAALIAEVEPLSEAQAAFQPPGEGEAGWSVRDVLRHVIFEEEDVTRLILQLAAGHPGPGTIIGRLREREGASLEALLHDLKEARRRLLATVEALAGSERLDATAPHPWFGELNCRAWFLFQRVHDGDHTRQVQAIKQAPGFPAA